The following are encoded in a window of Mycobacterium sp. ELW1 genomic DNA:
- the metH gene encoding methionine synthase — protein MTAQVGSAASTGFTPDIRPDCTDALAATLRQRIMVIDGAMGTAIQRDRPDEAGYRGERFKDWPSDLVGNNDLLTLTQPHIIEGIHREYLDAGADILETNTFNANAVSLSDYGMAELGYELNYAGAALARKACDEFSTPDKPRYVAGALGPTTRTASISPDVNDPGARNVSYDQLVAAYLDAANGLVDGGADLLIVETIFDTLNAKAAIFAIETLFEERGRRWPVIISGTITDASGRTLSGQVTEAFWNSIRHAKPLAVGLNCALGAPEMRPYLAEISRIADTFVSCYPNAGLPNAFGEYDESPKRQAGYVEEFADAGLVNMVGGCCGTTPAHIAEIAKVVEGKTPREVPHIDVATRLAGLEPLNITDESLFVNIGERTNITGSARFRNLIKAEDYDTALSVALQQVEVGAQVIDINMDEGMIDGVAAMDRFTKLIAAEPDISRVPVMIDSSKWEVIEAGLKNVQGKPIVNSISMKEGEEKFVREARLCRKYGAAVVVMAFDEQGQADNLERRKEICGRAYRVLTEEVGFPAEDIIFDPNCFALATGIEEHATYGIDFIEACAWIKENLPGVHISGGISNVSFSFRGNNPVREAIHSVFLFHAIKAGLDMGIVNAGALVPYDSIDPELRDRIEDVVLNRREDAAERLLEIAERFNSSEKGEDPAAAEWRSLPVRERIAHALVKGIDAHVDADTEELRADIAAAGGRPIEVIEGPLMDGMNVVGDLFGSGKMFLPQVVKSARVMKKAVAYLLPFIEEEKVSSGAAAGKDTNGTIIMATVKGDVHDIGKNIVGVVLQCNNFEVIDLGVMVPASKILDAAKEHDADIIGLSGLITPSLDEMANFAVEMERQGLQIPLLIGGATTSRAHTAVKISPRRSGPVVWVKDASRSVPVAAALLDDKQRPALLEATEKDYASLRERHAQKNERPMLTLEKARANRTPIEWDGYTPPVPAQGLGVREFLDYDVAELREFIDWQPFFNAWEMKGRFPDILNNPASGEAARKLYDDAQQMLDTAIKEKWLTANGVIGFFPANAVGDDIEVYTDESRSQVRTTLRNLRQQGEHRDGIPNRSLGDFVAPKETGLRDYVGAFAVTTGLGIQEKIAEFKAAIDDYSAILLESIADRLAEAFAERMHQRVRKEFWGYQPDEQLDNDALIGEKYVGIRPAPGYPACPEHTEKLTLWELMDVKERTGIELTESMAMWPGAAVSGWYFSHPQSQYFVVGRLAQDQVADYAKRKGWTLQEAERWLAPNLGYNPED, from the coding sequence GTGACTGCTCAGGTGGGCTCCGCAGCGTCGACCGGCTTCACGCCGGACATCCGCCCGGACTGCACTGACGCGTTGGCGGCTACCTTGCGCCAGCGGATCATGGTGATCGACGGTGCGATGGGCACGGCCATTCAGCGCGACCGGCCCGATGAGGCCGGCTATCGCGGCGAGCGGTTCAAAGACTGGCCGAGCGACCTGGTCGGCAACAACGACCTGCTCACCCTGACCCAGCCGCACATCATCGAGGGCATCCACCGCGAATATCTCGACGCGGGCGCCGACATCCTGGAGACCAACACGTTCAACGCGAACGCGGTCTCGCTGTCCGACTACGGCATGGCTGAGCTGGGCTACGAGCTGAACTATGCCGGCGCTGCGCTGGCCCGCAAGGCCTGCGACGAGTTCAGCACGCCCGACAAGCCCCGCTACGTCGCGGGGGCGCTGGGCCCGACGACCCGCACCGCGTCGATCTCCCCGGACGTCAACGACCCCGGCGCCCGCAACGTCTCCTACGACCAGCTGGTCGCCGCCTACCTCGACGCCGCCAACGGGCTGGTCGACGGTGGTGCCGACCTGCTGATCGTCGAGACCATTTTCGACACGCTGAACGCCAAGGCCGCGATCTTCGCCATCGAGACGCTGTTCGAGGAGCGCGGCCGCCGCTGGCCGGTGATCATCTCGGGCACCATCACCGACGCGTCCGGGCGCACGTTGTCCGGTCAGGTCACCGAGGCGTTCTGGAACTCGATCCGGCATGCGAAGCCACTGGCGGTGGGTCTCAACTGCGCCCTCGGCGCACCCGAGATGCGGCCGTATCTCGCCGAGATCTCCCGCATCGCGGACACCTTCGTCTCCTGCTATCCGAATGCCGGACTGCCCAACGCCTTCGGTGAGTACGACGAGTCCCCGAAGCGTCAGGCCGGATACGTCGAAGAATTCGCCGACGCCGGTCTGGTCAACATGGTCGGCGGCTGCTGCGGAACGACACCGGCGCACATCGCCGAGATCGCCAAGGTCGTCGAAGGCAAGACGCCCCGCGAGGTGCCGCACATCGATGTGGCCACCCGGCTCGCCGGGCTGGAACCGCTCAACATCACCGACGAGTCGCTGTTCGTCAACATCGGTGAGCGCACCAACATCACCGGCTCGGCCCGGTTCCGCAACCTGATCAAGGCTGAGGACTACGACACCGCGTTGTCGGTCGCCCTGCAGCAGGTCGAGGTCGGCGCGCAGGTCATCGACATCAACATGGACGAGGGCATGATCGACGGCGTCGCCGCGATGGATCGGTTCACCAAGCTGATCGCCGCCGAGCCCGACATCAGCCGCGTTCCGGTGATGATCGACTCCTCCAAGTGGGAGGTCATCGAGGCGGGCCTGAAGAACGTGCAGGGCAAGCCGATCGTCAACTCGATCTCCATGAAGGAGGGCGAGGAGAAGTTCGTGCGCGAGGCCCGGCTGTGCCGCAAGTACGGTGCCGCCGTGGTGGTGATGGCCTTCGACGAACAGGGCCAGGCCGACAACCTGGAGCGCCGCAAGGAGATCTGCGGGCGTGCTTACCGGGTGCTGACCGAAGAGGTCGGATTCCCGGCCGAGGACATCATCTTCGACCCGAACTGCTTCGCCCTGGCGACCGGCATCGAAGAGCACGCGACCTACGGGATCGACTTCATCGAGGCGTGCGCCTGGATCAAGGAGAACCTCCCGGGCGTGCACATCTCCGGCGGCATCTCGAACGTGTCGTTCTCGTTCCGGGGCAACAATCCCGTCCGCGAGGCGATCCACTCGGTGTTCCTGTTCCACGCCATCAAGGCCGGCCTGGACATGGGCATCGTCAACGCCGGTGCGCTGGTGCCTTACGACTCGATCGACCCCGAGTTGCGCGACCGCATCGAGGACGTCGTGCTGAATCGCCGCGAGGATGCGGCCGAACGTCTCCTTGAGATCGCCGAACGGTTCAACAGCTCGGAGAAGGGCGAAGATCCGGCGGCAGCCGAATGGCGATCGCTGCCGGTCCGCGAACGGATAGCGCACGCTCTGGTGAAGGGCATCGACGCGCACGTCGACGCCGACACCGAGGAATTGCGGGCCGACATCGCCGCCGCCGGTGGTCGCCCGATCGAGGTGATCGAGGGCCCGCTGATGGACGGTATGAACGTCGTCGGTGACCTGTTCGGCTCCGGCAAGATGTTCCTGCCCCAGGTGGTGAAATCGGCCCGCGTGATGAAGAAGGCAGTCGCCTACCTGCTGCCGTTCATCGAGGAGGAGAAAGTCAGCTCCGGCGCTGCGGCCGGCAAGGACACCAACGGCACGATCATCATGGCGACGGTCAAGGGCGACGTCCACGACATCGGCAAGAATATCGTCGGGGTTGTGTTGCAGTGCAACAACTTCGAAGTGATCGACCTCGGTGTCATGGTTCCGGCGAGCAAGATCCTGGACGCCGCCAAGGAGCACGACGCCGACATCATCGGGCTGTCCGGTCTGATCACGCCGTCACTGGACGAGATGGCCAACTTCGCCGTCGAAATGGAACGCCAGGGTCTGCAGATCCCGCTGCTGATCGGTGGCGCGACGACCTCACGCGCCCATACCGCCGTGAAGATCTCGCCGCGTCGCAGCGGCCCGGTGGTCTGGGTCAAGGACGCCTCCCGCTCGGTGCCCGTCGCCGCCGCGCTGCTGGACGACAAGCAGCGGCCGGCCCTGCTGGAGGCCACCGAGAAGGACTACGCATCCCTGCGAGAACGCCACGCGCAGAAGAACGAGCGGCCGATGCTCACGCTGGAGAAGGCCCGCGCCAACCGGACGCCGATCGAGTGGGACGGCTATACACCGCCGGTACCCGCCCAGGGCCTCGGCGTGCGGGAGTTTCTCGACTACGACGTCGCCGAGCTGCGCGAGTTCATCGACTGGCAGCCGTTTTTCAACGCCTGGGAGATGAAGGGCCGATTCCCCGACATCCTGAACAACCCGGCTTCCGGTGAGGCTGCCCGCAAGCTGTACGACGACGCCCAGCAGATGCTCGACACCGCGATCAAGGAGAAGTGGCTGACCGCCAACGGCGTGATCGGCTTCTTCCCGGCGAACGCCGTCGGCGACGACATCGAGGTCTACACCGACGAGAGCCGCAGCCAGGTGCGCACCACCTTGCGCAACCTGCGACAGCAGGGCGAGCACCGCGACGGCATCCCGAACCGGAGCCTCGGCGATTTCGTCGCCCCCAAAGAAACGGGTCTCCGGGACTACGTCGGAGCCTTTGCCGTCACAACGGGTCTCGGCATCCAGGAGAAGATCGCGGAGTTCAAAGCCGCGATCGACGACTACAGCGCGATTCTGCTGGAGTCGATCGCAGACCGGTTGGCGGAGGCGTTCGCCGAACGCATGCATCAGCGGGTCCGCAAGGAGTTCTGGGGGTATCAGCCAGACGAGCAGCTGGACAACGACGCGCTGATCGGCGAGAAGTACGTGGGAATCCGTCCCGCACCCGGCTATCCCGCCTGCCCGGAGCACACCGAGAAGTTGACGCTCTGGGAATTGATGGACGTCAAGGAGCGCACCGGGATCGAGTTGACCGAGTCGATGGCGATGTGGCCCGGCGCCGCGGTCAGCGGCTGGTACTTCTCGCACCCGCAGTCGCAGTACTTCGTGGTCGGCCGGCTGGCCCAGGATCAGGTCGCCGACTACGCGAAGCGCAAAGGCTGGACACTACAGGAGGCCGAGCGCTGGCTGGCGCCGAACCTCGGCTACAACCCGGAGGACTGA